The genomic interval TGATTTTCACTGGCACTAAATAGAAAAATAGAAAAATGTGTCAACAaaactgaccccccccccttcctctctctccctcccttcccctcctgacaggtctggTCGATGGATGGTTACTTGAAGGGACGCCGCGTGCTTGAATTCCGCACCATGTCCGACTTCAAAATCGGCTTGAACTTCGTGCAGCACCTCCTGCCTCACCCGTGGGCGGGCACGGGCCACGTGGTCTACAACGGCTCCCTCTACTACAACAAGTACCAGTCCAACATCATCATCAAGTACCACTTCCGCTCGCGCAGCGTCCTGGTCCAGCGCAGCCTCAGTGGCGCCGGCTACAACAACACCTTCCCGTACTCGTGGGGCGGCTCGTCCGACATAGACCTGATGGCCGACGAGAACGGCCTGTGGGCCGTCTACACGACCATCCCCAACGCGGGCAACATCGTCATCAGCCGCCTGGACCCGCAGAGCCTGGAGGTGCTGCAGACGTGGGACACGGGCTTCCCCAAGCGCAGCGCCGGCGAGGCCTTCATGATCTGCAGCACGCTCTATGTGACCAACTCGCACCTGGCCGGCGCCAAGATCTACTTCGCCTACTACACCAACACGTCCACGTACGAGTACACGGACATCCCCTTCCACAACCAGTACTCGCACATCTCCATGATGGACTACAACCCCCGCGAGCGGGTGCTCTACACCTGGAACAATGGACACCAGGTCATGTACAACGTCACGCTGTTCCAGGTCATCAAGACGTCCGACGACTGAGCCAGCAAAAGCGAGtgtgactctcacacacaagtgACTCtcccacacaaacgcacacacgcagactccaaacacacacatagacagacacacaaagatgtagcacacacacatacaaacatacacaaacacacacaattatacagAACCATATTCATTTGAACATTCCCATTAACACACAGATGGCAGCAGGGGCCAAACATACTGTACCAGAAGCTTTGGACTTTTTTAAGCACTTCGATCTGCATAGAGTGCTATTATTCACACTGAAGGACTTGGGGTGGGGTAATAAAAAAATCACACGGCTCCACACAGCTGTgtcggaggagaggagagaagagaaacggACTGAGCTTTTCATTTGTTTCTGTGATGAGTAAGCATGAGTAAGTTCTTTTTATctgtggaaaagaaaaaaataaatatcgaACTTTAACATttgagagtgtgtctgtctttaCAGCTTCTGTCTCTTCTCTAAAGGGCTCGGCGTTTGCTTGTCTTCATTCTCAAAGGCAGTAAAACATCCTTTCTCTGGGGCTATCGCCTCCACACAGTTCGTTTTTAAAAGTGATTTTGTCACCCCACCAGCTTAGGGGAAGGTGCTATGACACGCACCCTTATTCAGCAGTTCCTGAACCCCCTGGCACCTCCTGGGGGTGGGCACCCTGACACCCGGCTGAACCTGAATCCAAACCTGAGCCCAGCCAGACGTCAGGGCTTCCGAAGGTGATCTGTCAGGAGAataggaggtggaggagggtggaACTTGATGACGATAGAGgtgtagagatggagggatagataAATGGATGGAAGAgtaaagggaggaggaggaggaggagagagggatgaaacaCGTGCGGACGAACAAATAGAAGGATGGAGGGACCAGTATTAGCATTCGAGTGGAGAGATGAAGCCCCAGGCATTTGCAGGCGCCCGCTGcggctgctgttgttgtttgtgttttgtcgaACGGCAATCTGTTTCCATTTCTGCAGCACAACGCCTCAGCAGGCAATGCGGGAATGCTCGGCCACAGACGGATGAAACCTTATTAGAAAAAATAATGCTTGCTTGTTTTTTAGTTGAAAGAAGTTGCCCCTATGAGAAAATATTAAATATTTGATGCAAACAGTGTCATAGTATGGACATAAACATGAAAAACACCTGCTGTAACATCATAAAGATGTTACAGCAGATGTAGTCATTACTCATCAAGTCAATTGATGCCTGAtgatttgacattgacatttcaGCAGTATCAGTAATCACCACAACATAACATTATTCTGTCATAACAACTTAGTACAGCATATGGTATCTACCACGACATGATGATGGCATGGTTATCTTAGTGTCATATTCAAGTAAAGTTCAAATCCTTAAGCTTTGTCAATGTTCTATTATTTTAGTCTTCTTAAAAGAATTCTCTAGTTAGCTATTTGTTTGAACACTTGCTTACAGGTTTAAATTCAAAATGTCTCTGGCCCCTAGGGGTATTCCTCCTCAAACGTCGTCTGAAGACGAAAACACAGTTCTGTCAATCACTCAACGTGAGACTGACACTAATGTTCACACTACAAACTAGAATCCTATTACCTGAAGATTGTATCACAGCATGATGCAAATCGTTCACTTTCACTGAACATAATGAATGTAAATTAAAGAAAATGATGCagtgaaaaaaatcaaacatccTGTTCATCCTACTgttgacagtaggcctactagaaTATGTCACCAATAGTTTTCTCTTTTCTAACAACATCCTTCCACCTACACATGCACCACTATGAAACAGGACCTTTCGACTGGCACGACATTTACTCCCCTAATTCTGTGTTTTCCGTAACTGTGTGACTTAATTAAAAAACACTGTTATATTACATGCTGTGCGCCCAAAAAACATGATGGAAAAAAAGTCTCATTAGTTCACCACGCCGAGCGTGATAACCCGACGAGTTTGATTCGGCGGAGGAAATAATTCAGCGAGAAATGGGACGTAGATTGCAGCGAGCAGAACATGTATATAGATGTTTTTGGAATTAGCCAATGTGGCAGAAtgcatcaaaacacacacacacacacacacacacacacacacaaacacactaacgtCTGACAAGTGCTGATAGCGCATGCGTCTCGGTCGCACGGTGCCACTGAGCATGATTGTTCCATGGATGGCGGCTCTGATAAGGCCCCGCTGTTCCTCCACTCTCTGACCCGAGCGTTACCAATCAAAACACTTATCTCCTCGTGCAAAGTGACGCCTTGGCAGAGCGGCGTCAATCAGCTGTGGAGCTCATGCAGAGCAGCCacctgagatggagagagaaaatgacacGAGCAGAGCCGCCCACACAGGTCAACCTCTCTTTCACCATCTCCAACTCTcacctcccttctctctttcactctcttcctcacttACTGCCACTTtcttcccctccttctctcactcactgCCACTCTCTTTTTCACCTCTCCCACCGACTCATTCTTCTCTTTCATGACCAATAGTACTCagtccctctctccatcactccctcCCAAAACTAACTTAACTTTCTCTGTTTCACTgcttccttccttctctttcaATCCTAAACCCTGAACTCACTAGCCTCTCTTtcactgctctcctctcttattcactcgctcactcactcacttacttttTTACATATACTTTTTTATATAAGTTTGTCTTTCCTACACTTACTCTTTCAAACCGTCTTTCGAGCCCACTTACATTCattcactccttctctcccttcacTCATTCACATCCATGCAGTCATGCGTCTCCTTCTGCCTGCTGCCTCGTCAGTGAGGAGGTGCACTCATGCTGATTGAGTTGCTGAGGTGATGGGGTGCTGCTGCACTGAGATGAGGAGCGGCTggagttggagtgtgtgtgtgtgtgtgtgtgtgagtgagagagagagagagagagagagtgtgtgtgagtgtg from Alosa sapidissima isolate fAloSap1 chromosome 3, fAloSap1.pri, whole genome shotgun sequence carries:
- the olfm2a gene encoding noelin-2a isoform X3: MCSRDPRSRQLRQLMEKVQNITQSMEVLDLRTYRDLQYVRDTENLMKTVDGKLKIASDNPRTLNPKSFQELKDKMTQLLPLLPVLDQYKADAGMILRLRDEVRNLSLVLMAIQEEMGAYDYEELRQRVLLLETRLHSCMQKLGCGKLTGVSNPITVRASGSRFGSWMTDTMIPSSDNRVWSMDGYLKGRRVLEFRTMSDFKIGLNFVQHLLPHPWAGTGHVVYNGSLYYNKYQSNIIIKYHFRSRSVLVQRSLSGAGYNNTFPYSWGGSSDIDLMADENGLWAVYTTIPNAGNIVISRLDPQSLEVLQTWDTGFPKRSAGEAFMICSTLYVTNSHLAGAKIYFAYYTNTSTYEYTDIPFHNQYSHISMMDYNPRERVLYTWNNGHQVMYNVTLFQVIKTSDD